From Puniceicoccaceae bacterium:
AGTTGGAGGGAGCCTATGCGTTCAGAACCGAATGCGATACTGAGGTCATGCTCGCCGCTTTTGAGCGTTGGGGAGTTCAGGGTTCCATCCCGAGATTTCGTGGAATGTTTGCCTTTGCCGTATTGGATTTGCAGGAGCAGGAACTGTATCTGGTTCGGGATCGCATGGGCATCAAACCACTCTATATCGGACGAACTGGAGATGCGGTATGGTTTGCTTCCGAGCTGAAGGCCCTCATGGTAACCGGACGGTTTCCTCGAAGCCTGCACAGCGAAGCACTGGAGAGTTACCTTGCCTTCAATTTTGTGCATGGACGCGCATCGCTGATCCAAGGCATAGAGAGGCTTGAACCCGGACACTTTCTCAAGGTCTGCATTCGGGAACCCTCCCGGGATGAAACCGTTTGTTATTGGAACGCCTTCAAGCCTGCGAACCTGTCACCTGCTGAGGGATTGCAGGGGGTGGAACTGAAGGCTTGGATGCGGGACAAGCTGCTGGAGTCGGTGAAACTTCGCATGGTTGCAGATGTGCCGCTGGGTGCATTCCTGTCTGGAGGGGTTGATTCAAGCCTGATCGCTGCTATGATGCAGGAGCTCAGTGATCGTCCAGTACAGACATTCACCATTCGAACGGAGGACAGCGGTTATGATGAATCTGAACATGCCGCAGCCGTTGCCCAGCAATTGGGCACGCAGCATCATTGTTTTACGATCACCCACCGGAAGGTTATCGAAGGAATCGAGCAGGCTGGTTCGTGTTTTGACGAACCCATGGCCGATGTTTCCATGATTCCCTCATTGCTTGTGTCCCAGGAGGCGCGACGCCTTGTAACCGTTGCGCTGACCGGAGACGGCGGTGACGAAGTGTTTGGGGGCTATAATCGCTATTTTCAGACCCCTCGCATCCTCAGGAGCATGCGCATGCTTCCGGGTTCGGTGCGTCGAAGTATCGGGAAATGCCTTGGCTCCAGTACCATTTCAGACGTGTTTCACCAGACGGGCATCCTCCAACGCATGGTTGCGGGGGCTGAGAAACTTCAGAAAGTCAGTCGCTTGCTGCAGGCGGAAAGCGTGCAGGGAATCTACGCCCGGCTCATTGTTCGCAATCCCAGTTTTGCCTCGCAGACGCTCTTGAAGCGCACTGAGGCAGTGCTTGCTCAGGCGATGGTTGCCGAGGATTCCTCGCTTGCCCGCAAGTTGATGCGCTATGACATTGAAACCTACCTACGAGGGGATATACTTCCCAAGCTCGACATCGCCAGCATGCAACCAAGCTTGGAGGCCCGCGTACCTTTTCTCGACCATGAGCTGTATGAAGCCAGCCTGATGCTCCCGGACACCATGCTCATGAATTCAGGGAAGGGAAAGTTACTGTTGCGTGAATGGTTGGCGGAACGAATCGACCCCAGAACATTTGAACGTCCCAAAATGGGCTTTGGCATTCCCATGGCCCAATGGCTGCGACACGAACTGAAGGATTGGGCGTGGGATGTGTTGATGGATTCCCGCAACCCAGCAATTTTCAGTCGGGACGAGTTGCAGGAGATATGGTCCCGGCACTTGAAGAGTCATCAGCGTGAGGACAGTGAAATCTGGCCACTCCTATTACTCTTTTCCTGGCATCATTCATTGCCTGTATCATGAGATCCAAGCTTGCAGGAGCCCTTCCATTTGCAAAGTGGATTGTTCTTTCGGCGAGACAGTCGCTCGGATTTGCATTCCTATGCACGCTGTGTTGCGGTATTGCCTGGATCGCGGGCATGACCACCTTGCAACCCATTGCCGTAGCTGCCTTTGCCCTGCTTATTGCTGTCAATCTGGTTTTGTATCGGATGCATCGCCTGAGCCTCTTAGACAGTATGCTCTCTTTGGGACTGTTGTTGATCGGGCTTGCACTCAGTGCCACATTTTTGTCGCGCATTTACGATACCACATACGATGGAATGCGTGCTCACCAAGCTTCTGTTGTGGCCTTGAAGCACGGATGGAATCCCATCAAGGATCCTCGTTTTGAAGCACCGTTGTTGCGGCAGAATGTGGAGACGGAGCGCAGCTTGCAGATGCAAGCACTGCAAGAGAATATTATGCTGGGGCAGGGCGGAAAGGTGAACAGTTTTTACATGCTGACTGCAGTGCTCTATGCAATGTTTGATAATTTGGAAGCAAGTAAATCGGTCCATTTTCTGATGGGATTGGCTGCCTTTGGGCTTACTTTTCAGCTACTGGCAAAACTCTCTTTGCGATGGGCACCACTTTGGGCGATCCTGTTTTCTGCCAACCCGGTGGTACTTTACCAATTTGGGAGCTTCATGCTGGACGGTTATACCTATTCGCTTTTTCAAATCTGTCTTGTTGCGATGCTGAGCATCCTGTATTGGCCTCAGCAGCTCACAGGATGGACTGATGGAGTGCTTTCAGCTCTGCTACTGTTCACTGCAAAAATCAGCGGGGCATCTTACCTTTTTGCGTTAATCGCAGCGTTTCTCTTGGTTGCAGGTGTGAGATATCTGTTGAAGCGACCACTGCAGGTGAAAATCCGATGGGCAATGGTGCTGATGATTCTGGGTTTTCTGGGTGCGTCCATCTACCACCTTTATGGGCTGCGGCAGGTCACGATTCATGGGGTCAGTGTTGCAAGCATCTCGAGTTTCATGATGCATCGTGATCAATCCCGTCCGGGATTGGCGGGGATACCTGAACTCGCATCGCAGTGGAAAGGGGAGCGATTTTGGCACTCACATGCGTCAGAAACACACATCAATCCGGGCACCTATCGCTCTAAGCCACCTGGTATGGTGAGGGTAGGTGAGCTAAAGCAACTTCACCGCGGACATGGCGAATATCGTACTGGCGGCTTTGGTCCGCTTTACAGTGCAATGTTATGCGTTGCTTTGATCATCCTAGTCCGAAAGCCCTCGGTTTTGAGCCAGTTTCCCTTTCAGGTCTTCGCCGTGTTTGTTTGCCTTACGGGCTGGATGCTTCCGATTTGGTGGGCGAGATGGACTCCATTCCAATGGCTGATCCCACTTTTGCCCATGCTGTGGGTGGCGGTGCGTTCACCGTCAGATTCTTCCATATTTCAACTGCCTCGGTTCATCACCAGAGGAGGATTGCTGGCATGCCTGGGCCTGATCAATGTGTGCTTGGTCAGTTTGAGCTACATGCTCGGACGATGGGAGTTGAGCAGGGCGATTGACCAGCGCATTTTGAGCATGACCGAGGAAGGAAGCACCGTTGAACTGCATACTGAGGTGTTCCCTTGCAATCAATTCTGGTTCACGACTTTGGGACGTTCAGTTGAAGTAATGCTCCGCGAAGCAAAAGAAATGACAGACGATTCCACCCTTATGACCATTCCAGGCACAGACTCCCGTTTTCGGGTTCGGGCTGAGGTGCTGCCCACGCAGCGCATTGAAGGTGATGTGAAGGAGGGTAAGTGAAGTTTCAGCTTGGGAAAAACTGCAAACACTGGAAAATGGTCAGAATCAGCGAAAGCATCGCTTCGGATTGATTTTTGAATCCCTTAAGGTGAAAATGATGTTTTACGTGGTGTATGAAGGCTTCGTTGGTGTCGGTCATTGTACCCTGTTTCAACTATGGTGAACAGCTCGAGTGCTCAGTTACGAGCGCACTCTCGCAAAGTTATCCTTTGCTTGAAGTTATCATCATTGATGATGGATCGACGGATTCTACACCTGAGGTTGCATCTCAACTCGCGCTAAAAGACTCAAGGGTTCGAGTTCATCATCAAAGCAATCAAGGGGTAGCTGCCGCACGCAACTGTGGGATGAAACTGGCGAAAGGAGAATGGATTCTCTTTTTGGATGCAGACGATGAATTGTTCCCTGAGTATTTGAGCAAAACAGTTTCAGTTATCGTGGAGCAGGGCTGCGATTTTGTTTATTGCGATTTTGAAGTGACTGGCGAGACCACACGCATGGGTCGCATGATCGAATTTGATCCACAAAAAATCAAGATCCGGAATTTTGTCAGTATCTGCACACTCTTCCGTCGAAATTCCATCGCTCAACACCACTTCGACTCTTCTTTGGAGATGAATGAAGACTATGATTTTGTTCTGGGACTCGTTGCCAGTGGATGTGTCGGTTTTCACCTGCCGGAAGTATTGTTTCGCTATCGCAAACACCCTGACAGCCGAAGCACCCGGGCATGCCAGGACCTAAAGGAATATCGTACCAAAAAATGCATCATCCGCAAACACGCCGCTTTTTTTGATCCCACAGAAACTCGCCTATCCTTGCGCTATTCACGGGAGCGCACCCTGCATACCCTGTATCAGCAGATTCGAATCAAACGACGCAATTGGGATCTATGGACGCGCGTGTTGCTGGCAGTGTGGTTCTCGCGAAGTGCTTCAGATATCTGGCACCTGGCCAAGGTACTCATGGGAAAGCCGATCAATCTCTGATGTTTCACTGCTTTTATTCGAACAAGCCAAGATTCATCCAGAGTTCGCTATAGGCGACATCAGGGATCGGATTGTAGGGTGGGTAGAATCGACCGTGTCGGGAATAGAGACCGAAGATGTAAACAAAGTCTTCCTTCAGGATATCGGGTGCTTCGGATGGATCTGCAACCCAAGTCTGCAATCCCTGCTTTGCAATCTGTCGCACGGACACAGGCATGCCATCCTTGCACAGTGCGATCCATTGTTGATTGGAGTCGACGTAAAGCCATCCTTCTGAGGTTCGAACCTCAGAGGCTGCATGGGAAGCGATTTTTGGACGCAGCAGCGATTTGAGCGCACTTCCAGCGATTTTTTCGTAGAGCGCGACGTGTCGAACTTCAAAACCGTGATAACGCAGCGCCTTTTCAATGAAACGGCTGCGATCATAGCAGATGCCACGTCCCTGCTGGACAAGGTCAGCGGGTTCACGTCTGGAGTTTAAGGCAATGCCCTCCCAAATCGGTGACGAGTGGAGGGCTGTTTGTTGTACAGACCGGATAATGGCGAGTTCATGAGCGAAAGTCATCAGTTCTGAGCGGGTTTCTGCAGAGGCTGCCGGGAACAGTTCAGAAAAAATGGTCTTGTCTTCGGGAGACAATGAGAGATCTACCTGATGCCAAAGTAGTACCACGCAAAGCAGCAATAGGGGCAAAAGGCTCATTGCCAGAATGCGGATCGTTCGCCTTACTTTCATGACGTAATGAGCATTGTTAATGAGAGAATACCTTCCGCGCAACCTGCGATTGCTTGTGGTGGCAGCCTGCTGTTGTCGGTGTTGCTCACTCAGTTGCTCTTCCGTGTTGGGATTTCGGTAACACCATGGCATTTCCTGCTGCTCCCCGGAACCTTCGTGCTCCTGCTTTGTACTGGTTTTTTACTCGAAGGCAGAGCCTCTGCTCGTGGTATTCTGCACGAGTGTGGTATTGGGCTGGCAGTGCTCGCTGCTTTTCTGTTGCTCACCGGATGGACCATTGCCACCGATTTTGATGGGCTGTTCATGCACGTTGAGTTTGTGCGTGCGCTGTCGCTTGGCTGGAATCCGGTTCGGGACCCATTTTTGCTGCAACCAGAACTGCTGGGATCGGGTCCCTCAATCGAATTATTGCAGAGCAAAATCGAAGCAGGAGGCTACTACCTGAAATACGGGCAAATCCTCCAGGCACTTCCGGCAGCGGCGTTTGGGTTGGAATATGGAAAAGCTGCCAATGCATGGTTTGCATATTTTCTTTTTCGCTCTGCTGCGTATGTCCTGCAACGCTGGGGACGAGGTCGCCTCGAATCCGTTTTGCTCGCGGCACTTGTTACGTTGAATCCGGTCATTGTTTATCAAATTCCGAGCTTCAAACATGACGGTTTAGTTGCCTGCTTGTTGGCGATTGTAATTTTGAGTGGAATTGTGTTTTTGAAACACCCGCGGCGGGATATCCTGATACTCGCACTGATTGCGATGACCCTGCTCGTTGGAGTCAAAAAGTCTGGATTGGCCTATGCCAGCTTTTTTCTCGCAGCTTATGCAGGGTTGTTTGCGGTGTTTCAGTTGCCTTTCATCCTCAAACATGCATGGCAGTTTTTGCTCGGAGTGGCTGTACTTGTTGTCATCGCAGTAGTTGTGCTGAAATCGGGTGCGTGGGACATTCGTCCGGACATTCAGCTGCCCATCGCCGAGGCTCTACAGAGCCGGGGAAATCTTGTCGACCGCATCAAACCAGAATCGGTCTTTGATCACTATCCGGAATACCGGGAGATGCAGGGATTTGAGCAGTTTCTCACGACGATATTTTCGGAAACTCACATCAGCCCAAGCACACCCGTTTGGAAAGTTCCGGGGACCTTTTCAAGCCGGGAGATTGCAAATTACCTTCAGGCATTTACGGGATACTGGATAGGTGGCTTGGGTCCCTTTTTCAGCTTGGCCGTCACACTTTCCATGTGCGGTACGCTACTGGCAGTGTTGTTGAACGCATCAAATGCGAAATGGTTGCTTGCAATGCTCGTCCCTCTGCTGCTGACGGTGAGTCTGCTGCCATCACTCTGTGTGCGCTGGGTTCCACACATCTGGCTGTTGGGAATCCTCTGGATCGTTGCTATGCCACCGCGTGCAGTCGACCCGGGCGTGAAGGGCGCTCTTTTTTCCCTCCTGTCGCTGCATGACTGGATGAGGGTTATGGTTTTGCTCGCGAACTGGACCCTCTGGGTTAACGCTTTGCTAGTGCTTGGATTGACGGTCATTGGCCAGGTGCGGATTCGGCAGATCCTCGAAACCCAGTTTGCCCTTCTCGAGCAGGTGGAACAACCATTGTCAGTGTCTTTCGACTGGTTTCCTTCCAACCGCTTCTGGTTTGAGGATCGTGGCATTGCGATCAATATTCGTTTGCAGGATGAGTTCAGGGGTGAGGTTCCATACAGTAATCTCTATCGAACGAACACTCGGGTGCACCTGACATCAGAGTCCCTTGCTCAATGGGTGCGATATCCCAAAAGTGACGAACTCATGGAGTTGCAAAAAGGCCTTGAATATTTAGAAAGGAAGCTACCGTCTGATGCTTACCAATGGCATTGGATTCGCCCACTTTTGGTGCTTCCGGGCGATGCATTGTTGTAATCACTGTCGATCATTGAAGGATGATGCAGAATTGACCCTATGGCAAATTCACAAAAAAATCTCGCACACGACCCTTATACCGGCCAATCCGAAGCTCAGTTATGAAATGGGGACGATATGACATCTTTGAGTTGTGCGCTCTCGCATTAATCCTGGTGTTTGCGATTGCACTGTGGTTGAAAAGAAGCAGCCCCATGGCTATTGAACGTGGGAATCTCGCAGTTGCGGGTGTTTTTGTGGATGCAGTGCAACCATCACTCGCAGGGGAGGATCGCTTTAATCGAGTGAAACTGGATGTGATTCGAATCCACAAAGGCTGCATTCTTGTGCATGGTGAAGTCGACACTCATGCCGACAAAGAAGCCTTGTTTGCATTTCTCGATGAGCGCTATCCACCTCGTTTATTGACCTTCAATCTTCGTATTCTGAACAAAGGCAATGCAGTTCATATCGCACCGGATGTCTTTCGTGAGGATTATCGGGTTGATCGACACCGGGAGGAGCGAATCATACTGGAGGCTGATGCGGTACTTCCTCCTGATACGGCTGATACTCTGGAATCAGGCGTTTGAAGAACAATCTTTGCTCAGAAGCTGACATGGACTCGAGTGAAGTTGCAATCGCATCGAGGGACACGAGAATCTCCTGCCCGAGCGGTGGTGGACTCTCAAAGCGAAGAATGCGCGGGTGACTCGTAGGCTTGAGTTGTTCAGCCTTGTGTTGCAGTTCCTCAAAGAGTTTTTCGCCCGGTCGAAGGCCGACAAATTCGATCAGGATTTCTTTTTCCGGTTCAAATCCGCTGAGCTGAATCATGTGGCGTGCTAAATCAACAATCCGGAAGGGTTGTCCCATATCGAGCACAAAAATGGCTCCTGGTGCTGCGAGCGTTGCGGTCTGGAGAACCAAGCCTACTGCCTCGGGGATCGTCATGAAGTAGCGGGTGACTTCCGGGTGCGTGACGGTGACAGGACCACCGGCCTCGATTTGCTGCTTGAAGAGTGGAATCACGCTTCCGGAGGATCCCATCACATTGCCAAAGCGGACGGCATTGAACCGCGTTTGGTTGTCAGGCAGGTTCTGCACCGATTGTATCGCCAATTCGGCAAGGCGCTTGGATGCTCCCATTGCACTGGTGGGATTGATGGCCTTGTCCGTGGAAATCAGAATAAAATCTGAGACTCCCAGACGACTGGCAATACGCGCAAGATTGGCGGTGCCGATGGAGTTATTTTTAAGGGCTTCACCGGGCTGCGCTTCCATGATGGGCACGTGTTTGTGCGCTGCGGCGTGGAAGATCAGATCCGGTTTTGCCTCGCGGATCAGATGTTCAATTCGAACAAGATCTGTGATATCGCAGATACGGGATTGAAAGCGCTCCCTTGGGATTGGCAAGCGCGACAATTCTTGATCAATTCGATAGAGTGAGGGTTCCGATTGATCGATCAAGGTCAGGTGTTGCACGTCTTTGTGAATGATCTGACGGCACAGCTCAGATCCAATGCTGCCTCCCGCTCCGGTCACAATGACGCGCTTCCCCCGGAAGCATTCCTGAATGGCATCAGAATCGAGGTGTACCGGCTCTCGGGGCAGCAGATCTTCAATGCTTACGGGTCGCATCTGTGAGGCCACCATTCGTCCGCTGATGAATTCTTCAAAGGCGGGAATGATTTCGACATCGAGTCCTGATGATTTCGCTCGTTGAGTGATTGACTGAATTTCAGCAGGACCGAGGGATCGATCTGCGATCAGAATCTGCTGGATTCCGTATGACTGACGCAACTCACCGAAGTCGCGTTGGATGGAAATCATCTTCAATCCATGAATTGTCCGTCCGACGCGGCGTGATTCTTCGACCAGGAATATCATGGGACGTTTTCCCATGCCAGGTTTGCTGATGAGGTCCGAAGCAACTCTTGCTGCCGAATCCCCGCAGCCGACGATGGCGACCTTTTGAGTTTTTTTGCTGCGAAGGTCCACTTCCAGGTAACGTTCTCTCAACATGCGCAGCAGGAAGCGGAATCCTCCAAGGAACACAATCGAGAGGATGAGATCCATGAGGATAACTCTTCTCGGGTAAATCCACTCAGCACCGCCAAGGGAGAACACGAACAGCAACACCATCGATACACTGAGCATGGCCCAGAAAATACTGAGCAGGTCAGGCAGGCGAAAAAACATCATGAGACCGCGAAACTGCCCAAACACAATCATGGCGAGCAGCTTCAGCGGAATCACCCAACAGGTTGCACGAATCGCCGCGTGTTTCAGCTCGTTGGGAATATCAAAATCGAATCCAATGATGAAGGACCAAAAGACCGAAAAGAAAAATATGATAGCATACGCGATCCCCAGTGATACCACACGAATCGGAGTGAGTGTGGCGATGGTTTTTTTGACTAGGGACTGGACCATGAATCGCTGAGATAGATAAACCGACTATCCCATTTTTCACTGATGCTCCTGTCAACTGCGTTCTTGGTTGGAAAAATGGGTAAATCAGCGAGAGAGTAGGTGATATGATTTTCTCGTTGTGGTCTCGAATCTGATACTTGATGATTTTCCAAATACGATGAAACAAACTCTTCCCAGGCAGATTATGAATCCTGAGCCAAATCTCTCGAGCCAGTATTTGCTGCTCAAGCGAGGGTTGGATTTGTTTGCTGCTCTGGCTCTGTTGCTGATTTTTTTTCCACTTTGGTTGCTGCTCATTGTGGCAATCAAAATCGACAGTCCTGGTCCGGTATTGTTTCGACAGAAGCGGATTGGACGTCACAAGACTCACTTCAATATTCTGAAGTTTCGCACAATGCGCATCGACACTCCTCGTGATACACCCACCCACCTGTTGGAAAATCCTGAATTCTGGGTGACTCGAGTGGGCACGTTTCTTCGCAGAACTTCGCTGGATGAGCTTCCCCAGCTGATTAACATCCTGAGGGGAGAGATGTCGTTTGTCGGACCGCGTCCCGCATTGTGGAATCAGCAGGATCTAATCGAAGAACGGGATCGGTATGGTGTAAATGCCGCTCCAGTTGGTTTGACGGGCTGGGCACAGATCAATGGCAGGGATGAACTTTTGATTCCGGAAAAAGCCAGGTTGGATGGTGAATATGTGCAGAAATTTGGCCTGTACATGGACCTGCGATGTTTAGTGGGTAGTGTCATTGCAGTGTTGCGCACTGACGGGGTTCTGGAAGGTGGCACCGGAAGGCTGGGCAAATCCGAAACCGGAGGTGTTCCCCATAAATCTGGGAGTGATTGATGTTGCTGGTTATTGGAATCACAGGCCACAGTGGTCGTTTCTTTCATGATGCGCTGATTGCCAGTGGGTATGCGGGTAGAGTACGTTGCCTTGTGCGAAGAAATTCTGAAATTGGATTTCTGGAGACATCTCCACTGCACTTGGAATGCGTGGTCGGGGATTTGAATGAGGATGTTTCGTTGGACCGTGCAATGAAGGGAGTGCAGGAAGTGCTTCACATCACCAATATTCGTTTCACACCTGCAGTTGTGAATGCTGCTTTGCGCAATGGAGTAAGCAGTGTTGTGGCCGTGCATACAACCGGGCTGTATTCGAGGTTTCGGGCGGCGTCGGCAGAATACGAATCAATCGAATCCGATTTGGCAGAAAAATTGAAGAAACATCCCGATTTTCGGCTGTGCATTTTGCGACCGACAATGATCTTCGGGGATTTAGACGATCACAACGTGAGCAAATTTGTTCGCATGATGGACCGCTGGCGTATCTTTCCATTGATTGATTGCGGGTCCGGGCGCCTCCAGCCAGTGAATGCGAGGGATCTTGGACGGGCTTATGCGGCTGTTCTGGCGCTGCCGAGTGAAGATCGGCGTCCCGAGTACATCCTTTCGGGAGAGCGGGCGGTTTCGATGCGGGAGTTACTGCAACTCATTCTTGACGCACTTGGGAAGCGGACTCGCTTCATCAACTGTCCGGGCTGGCTCGGGGTCACCCTCGCGCTCATCTGCAAGTTCCTGACTCTGGGGCACTTGGATGTCGTGGAGAAGGTACAGCGCATGACGGAGGATCGCACCTTTGCTCATGCCGAAGCAACCGAGGACTTTGGCTATCAACCCGAACCCTTGGAGCAGGGCATACAGCGCGAGGTTCAAGCTTACCTCCGTGCGCGATCAAAGTCCATAGAACCCACCTGAAGCCTGTGAATAGCCACGGACAATCCCGCATCCTCATTCTATCCAATCATTTCATCACGCTGTACCAGTTTCGGCGGGAGTTGATTGAGGAGCTGCTCGGGCAGGGATATGAGGTCTTGCTCTCCCTGCCACCATCGGCTGACAACGTGTTCTTCCGTGAGCGGGGTTGCAGGGTGATTGAATCCCCGATTGACCGAAGGGGAATCAATCCGCTCAAGGATGTCCGCCTGCTGTGGCACTATGTCCGCTTGATCGCGCGATGCCGTCCGGTCGCCGTGCTCTCTTTTACCATCAAGCCCAACATCTACGGTGCGATCGCATGCAATCGCCTCGGGGTTCCCCAAATCTGCAACGTGACCGGAACGGGAGCGACCTTCCTCAAGAGGGGACTGCTTCGCTCCCTGGCCATGCACCTCTACCGCCTGTCGGTTCGAGGGGCTACATGCGTCTTTTTTCAGAATGAGGGGGATCGTCAGTTCTTTCGGACGCACGGGATGGTGAACGGGAACGATCACCGTATCCCGGGTTCTGGAGTGAATCTGGAGCAGTATGCGCTCGCTGAGTTTCCAGCTTCAGAGGCAGTTCGATTCTTGTTCGCAGGTAGGATCATGCGACTCAAGGGCGTGGATGAATTGTTGGCAGCGGCTGCAGCACTGGCGAAAACCCATGCTAAGGTAGAAGTGGTTTTGGCCGGTTTTATTGAAGAGCCGGAGTATGAAATAAGACTGCGCGATCTGGTGCAGGAGGGAGTGGTGCACTACCTGGGTTTTGAAAAAGACATGGTTACCGCCATTCGCAATGCTCACTGTATCATCCTTCCCTCGCACGGTGGCGAAGGCATTCCCAATGTGTTGCTCGAAGCTGCCGCGATGGGTCGGCCTGCCATTGTTTCAGCGATTCCGGGTTCAGTGGAGGCAGTGCAAGATGGTGTGAACGGGTTTCATTTTGAAGCGGGAAATGCTGGAGATCTTCTCGATAAGATGCAGCGCTTTCTCTCCCTGACTGCCGCCCAGAGGGAACTGATGGGTCAGGAAGGGCGTAGGCTTGTGGAGACCCAATTCGACCGCAAGTACATCATTTATATTTACATGAAAACCATAAATGCGATCTTGCAATCAAATCCATTGAGTTGATCACATTCCTGTAATAACGCTCTTACAGCACGCGTTCGAGGATGATGGAGTTGCGCTGGCTGTACTCGTAGGCGCTCCGGCGTTCGGGTGGAAGTTGGTCGATCGTGGTGCGGGTGAAGCCGAGGTGTTCGGTGAAGAACTCGGATGCTTGGGTGGAGAGCGCGATGACCTTTTGAAATCCGCGCTTTTTGGCCTGTTCAAGGGAGTAGCGTGCGAGTTTTTGTCCGATGCCCTTGCCCTGATGATAGGGTTGGATGCAGACGCTGGCGAGTTCAACCAGGGTTTCATCGTAGGGGATCAGGCAGGTGCATCCGATGATGCTGTCATCCACTTCGTAGAGATAGAAGTTTTCGAGTCGATCCTCGACTTCCTTCATGGATCGGGTGATCAGCTGGTTGGTCTTGGATGCGTGTTTGACCAGCGCATAGATGTCGGCGATGTCGTCGGGTTTGGCCCGGCGGATGCGATCGTATTCATTCGCGTGGATCATGGTGCCGAGACCGACCTTGTCGAAGATTTCGATCAGCAGACAGCCGTCGATGCGACCATCAAGGATGTGCACACGGTCGGTGTTCCAGGTGAGCACCTGGATCGCGTGACGAGCCTTGCTGAGCAACAGTGGGTCCATTCCTGCCGGGTTTTCCTGGATCATCAGCTTCAGTTGCTCGGCAGAACAGTTGAGGATGCTCTCTTCCCCAATCGTCAGGCGGGGGCGACTGGTCAGGTAAATCAGCTTGGAGGCTCCGAGTTCTGTTGCGAGCGTTGCCGCGATATGATCGGAGTTGATGCGAAGGCTGCGACCCTTGTCGTCGTAAATGATCGGGGAGAAAACGGGAATGTCGCCGTGCTCGAGCAGGCGTAGGATGCGCGCCTTGTCGATGCTGTCACAGAGGCCCGTGTGCATTTGATCGATCCCCTGTTCGATGCCCACTGGCCTTGCATCAATGGCATTGCAAAAGGTGTAGGGCAGGGATTGTTC
This genomic window contains:
- a CDS encoding glycosyltransferase family 4 protein, which gives rise to MNSHGQSRILILSNHFITLYQFRRELIEELLGQGYEVLLSLPPSADNVFFRERGCRVIESPIDRRGINPLKDVRLLWHYVRLIARCRPVAVLSFTIKPNIYGAIACNRLGVPQICNVTGTGATFLKRGLLRSLAMHLYRLSVRGATCVFFQNEGDRQFFRTHGMVNGNDHRIPGSGVNLEQYALAEFPASEAVRFLFAGRIMRLKGVDELLAAAAALAKTHAKVEVVLAGFIEEPEYEIRLRDLVQEGVVHYLGFEKDMVTAIRNAHCIILPSHGGEGIPNVLLEAAAMGRPAIVSAIPGSVEAVQDGVNGFHFEAGNAGDLLDKMQRFLSLTAAQRELMGQEGRRLVETQFDRKYIIYIYMKTINAILQSNPLS
- the argA gene encoding amino-acid N-acetyltransferase: MSIRPIDLRDILEYVPRFRNHIFVLGIDGSVIADSNFQSLLTDIAVLHSLNIKVVLCHGIAQQIRTLAAERNVTISDERGEGRTDDATLKLAIDATGVAAAQIMRGLSEQSLPYTFCNAIDARPVGIEQGIDQMHTGLCDSIDKARILRLLEHGDIPVFSPIIYDDKGRSLRINSDHIAATLATELGASKLIYLTSRPRLTIGEESILNCSAEQLKLMIQENPAGMDPLLLSKARHAIQVLTWNTDRVHILDGRIDGCLLIEIFDKVGLGTMIHANEYDRIRRAKPDDIADIYALVKHASKTNQLITRSMKEVEDRLENFYLYEVDDSIIGCTCLIPYDETLVELASVCIQPYHQGKGIGQKLARYSLEQAKKRGFQKVIALSTQASEFFTEHLGFTRTTIDQLPPERRSAYEYSQRNSIILERVL